A genomic window from Candidatus Thiocaldithrix dubininis includes:
- a CDS encoding S4 domain-containing protein, giving the protein MAVETENVSQRLDKWLWAARFFKTRPLAVEAINGGHVHVNNERAKPARNVRIGDELKITKGFETWVVTVQGCHEQRRPAAEAKLLYHEADYHRAQRELVIEERRLHGVNVKVHKPDKKERRLIEKFKQSW; this is encoded by the coding sequence ATGGCCGTTGAAACGGAAAATGTAAGCCAACGCCTTGATAAATGGTTATGGGCGGCACGTTTTTTTAAAACTCGCCCTTTAGCGGTAGAGGCTATTAATGGTGGGCATGTGCATGTCAATAATGAACGCGCTAAACCGGCGCGCAATGTGCGTATAGGCGACGAGCTTAAAATTACTAAAGGTTTTGAGACGTGGGTGGTAACGGTACAAGGCTGTCATGAACAGCGTCGACCCGCTGCCGAGGCAAAACTATTGTATCACGAAGCAGATTATCACCGAGCACAACGCGAGTTAGTGATTGAGGAACGGCGTTTACACGGTGTAAATGTCAAAGTACATAAGCCGGATAAAAAAGAGCGGCGACTCATCGAAAAGTTTAAACAATCGTGGTGA
- a CDS encoding DUF2333 family protein — protein sequence MPILKSSTERGKQVVGMYKPSTWREKGLPWTLGLFAATYVVVVIGLGIYWSKEPDTFDVVENAKEVSAELQTKMVTGTVTTDALITVANTMLDKPGGYLSNDIMPPGVYLDNMPNWEFGVLTQVRDMARAFRNDFSRSQSQSAEDKDIIIAEPRFNFDSQSWMFPSTESEYREAIHAMERYAKRLADPQQVNAQFYARADNLNDWLGLVDKRLGSLSQRLSMSVGQDVVNMGMAGDKEAQQSTPVPAQSYEKTPWTKIDDVFYESRGQAWALLHFLKAVQVDFAPVLANKNAQASLQQIINELESTQQMIWSPMILNGNGFGFVTNHSLIMASYLSRANAALIDLRRLLAVG from the coding sequence ATGCCTATTCTCAAATCCTCTACGGAGCGTGGCAAACAAGTTGTGGGTATGTACAAACCCAGTACATGGCGTGAAAAGGGTTTGCCGTGGACATTAGGGTTGTTCGCTGCGACATACGTAGTGGTGGTGATTGGTCTAGGTATTTATTGGAGTAAAGAACCCGATACTTTTGATGTCGTTGAAAATGCGAAAGAAGTATCGGCAGAGCTACAAACCAAAATGGTTACCGGCACGGTAACCACAGATGCGTTGATTACCGTCGCAAATACTATGCTAGATAAGCCGGGTGGTTATTTAAGTAATGATATTATGCCGCCCGGGGTTTATTTAGATAATATGCCAAACTGGGAATTCGGGGTATTAACCCAAGTGCGTGATATGGCGCGGGCATTTCGTAATGATTTCAGCCGCTCGCAATCACAGTCGGCGGAAGACAAAGATATTATTATTGCTGAGCCACGTTTTAACTTTGATTCTCAATCATGGATGTTTCCATCAACTGAAAGTGAATATCGTGAAGCCATTCATGCGATGGAGCGTTATGCTAAACGCTTAGCTGATCCACAACAAGTGAATGCCCAATTTTATGCGCGTGCTGATAACTTAAACGATTGGCTAGGGTTGGTGGATAAGCGTCTTGGCTCTTTATCACAACGTTTGAGTATGAGCGTTGGGCAAGACGTAGTAAATATGGGTATGGCAGGCGATAAAGAAGCGCAACAATCCACACCCGTACCCGCCCAATCTTATGAGAAAACGCCTTGGACGAAAATAGACGACGTATTCTATGAGTCGCGTGGGCAAGCATGGGCATTACTGCATTTCTTAAAAGCTGTGCAAGTTGATTTTGCGCCTGTTTTGGCTAATAAAAATGCTCAAGCTAGTTTGCAACAAATCATTAATGAACTCGAGTCCACGCAACAAATGATTTGGAGTCCTATGATTTTGAATGGTAACGGTTTTGGCTTTGTTACCAATCACTCTTTAATCATGGCCTCGTACTTATCGCGTGCTAATGCGGCCTTAATTGACTTAAGACGTTTATTAGCAGTAGGTTAA
- a CDS encoding ATP/GTP-binding protein — protein MSMINRKIIFTGPVGAGKTTAIASISDIKPITTDEYASDMTKSRKPQTTVAMDYGLIKLSDNERVHLYGTPGQERFDFMWDILTKGGIGLILLLDNTRKDPFQDVRFYTNAFRAFIEKQQMVVGVTRMDMQRKPSLVEYRKCLESLSLNVPVFEVDARSAKDVTMLIQALLFSLDPGVVN, from the coding sequence ATGAGCATGATCAACAGAAAAATTATTTTTACCGGACCTGTGGGTGCTGGCAAAACCACGGCAATCGCCTCTATTAGTGATATTAAGCCGATTACAACAGATGAATATGCTTCTGATATGACCAAAAGCCGTAAACCACAAACCACAGTGGCGATGGATTATGGTCTAATTAAGCTCAGTGATAATGAGCGGGTGCATTTATATGGGACGCCGGGGCAAGAGCGCTTTGACTTTATGTGGGACATACTGACAAAGGGCGGCATTGGCTTAATCTTATTATTAGATAATACCCGTAAAGATCCGTTTCAAGATGTACGTTTTTATACTAATGCGTTTAGAGCGTTTATTGAGAAACAGCAAATGGTGGTTGGGGTTACCCGTATGGATATGCAGCGTAAACCTAGCCTCGTCGAATACCGGAAGTGTTTAGAATCTTTATCCTTAAACGTACCTGTGTTTGAGGTTGATGCAAGGAGTGCGAAAGATGTCACAATGCTGATTCAAGCATTGTTATTTTCCTTGGATCCCGGAGTCGTTAATTAA
- a CDS encoding FimV/HubP family polar landmark protein, which produces MSQKIISPKLAVALVLTGILSGVNTSVAKEREWVIKSNDTLSKIVERYYPSIRNKKAVIRAIVQDNPNAFRRGNAHDLILGKVLILPEPDRFKNTTTKAETDSTASDASKVVEPVAVVEPVNEAPETVAESTSAEAPATNKSASNVPSNVKENIDELEEGRKELEETLKLVEEENASLQSMVGKYEEQKHAQDAQIAKLEDQVKQLEANLKNTDSTKAVTPAPAVAPVAAASEDSAAISKQLAEKERVTETLKTQLAETKRQNDALQEELQTKITTMESNSSNNLPWIISALLALVMLPLLWLLKQKMQALPTVSVANQALKKEPVAKPVTQAAAPKVADPLPTATITTSTATVTPVVSNARADDHSDDNLEADIKLDMARAYMDLRNASAAAEILQDVLVEGGARQRQEAREILSFIS; this is translated from the coding sequence ATGAGTCAAAAAATTATCTCACCAAAATTAGCTGTAGCTTTAGTTCTTACTGGTATATTAAGCGGGGTAAATACCAGTGTTGCTAAAGAACGCGAGTGGGTAATTAAATCTAATGATACGTTAAGTAAGATTGTTGAACGGTATTATCCAAGTATTCGCAATAAGAAAGCTGTAATTCGGGCTATTGTTCAAGATAATCCTAATGCATTTCGTCGGGGCAATGCACACGACTTAATCCTTGGTAAGGTCTTAATTTTACCTGAGCCAGATCGTTTCAAAAATACCACCACTAAAGCAGAAACTGACAGTACAGCGTCAGATGCGTCCAAAGTGGTTGAGCCTGTTGCGGTTGTAGAACCTGTTAATGAAGCGCCTGAAACAGTCGCCGAGTCAACGTCAGCAGAAGCGCCTGCAACAAATAAATCCGCAAGCAATGTGCCCAGCAATGTTAAAGAGAACATAGACGAGCTGGAAGAAGGGCGTAAAGAATTAGAAGAAACACTTAAACTGGTTGAAGAGGAAAATGCTAGCCTACAGAGTATGGTGGGCAAGTACGAAGAGCAGAAACATGCACAAGATGCTCAAATTGCTAAACTTGAAGATCAAGTTAAGCAATTAGAAGCCAATTTAAAGAATACAGATTCGACCAAAGCGGTCACCCCTGCGCCAGCGGTTGCCCCTGTCGCGGCAGCTAGTGAAGACTCAGCGGCCATTAGTAAACAGTTAGCTGAAAAAGAACGGGTTACCGAAACCTTAAAAACGCAGTTGGCTGAAACCAAGCGCCAAAATGATGCTTTGCAAGAAGAATTGCAAACCAAAATTACTACAATGGAAAGCAATTCTTCTAATAATCTCCCTTGGATTATTAGCGCATTATTAGCGTTAGTTATGTTGCCATTACTGTGGTTGTTAAAGCAGAAAATGCAGGCGCTGCCAACCGTAAGTGTTGCTAATCAAGCGCTTAAAAAAGAGCCAGTCGCTAAGCCTGTTACGCAAGCCGCCGCGCCTAAAGTGGCTGATCCCTTACCGACTGCAACTATAACAACCTCTACGGCAACAGTAACACCTGTGGTGAGTAATGCTAGAGCAGACGATCACTCGGATGATAATTTAGAAGCCGATATTAAGTTGGATATGGCACGCGCTTATATGGATTTACGCAATGCCTCGGCAGCCGCAGAAATTCTGCAAGATGTGTTGGTGGAAGGTGGCGCAAGACAACGGCAAGAGGCGCGGGAAATTTTATCTTTCATTAGTTAA
- a CDS encoding roadblock/LC7 domain-containing protein codes for MRSEMLNSILSDLNGSSADIEASAVLSTDGLMMASLLPSGMDEDRVGAMSAAMLSLGDRTAEELARGALEQVLIKGDRGYILMTHAGKEAVVTVLAKPNARLGLIFLDVKRAAESIGKII; via the coding sequence ATGCGTTCTGAAATGCTGAACTCAATTTTAAGTGACCTAAATGGCTCATCTGCTGACATTGAAGCCTCAGCCGTATTATCCACAGATGGTTTGATGATGGCTTCCTTATTACCTTCGGGCATGGATGAAGACCGTGTAGGTGCAATGAGTGCAGCCATGTTGTCATTAGGTGATCGTACAGCAGAAGAATTAGCCCGTGGTGCATTAGAACAAGTGCTTATCAAAGGGGATCGCGGTTACATTCTAATGACCCATGCCGGTAAAGAAGCAGTAGTTACCGTATTAGCGAAACCTAATGCTCGCCTTGGCTTAATTTTCTTAGATGTAAAACGTGCTGCCGAAAGCATTGGTAAAATTATCTAA
- the fabA gene encoding 3-hydroxyacyl-[acyl-carrier-protein] dehydratase FabA, whose translation MSRQSSFTREELLQCGRGEMFGEGNAQLPIPNMLMMDRVVEISDNGGSHGKGHILAELDIKPDLWFFDCHFPGDPVMPGCLGLDAMWQLVGFYLAWLGNPGHGRALGVGEVKFFGQVLPKATKVTYKLELKRVITRKLVMGIADGSMEVDGREIYTAKDLRVGLFTSTDNF comes from the coding sequence ATGTCAAGACAATCCAGTTTTACTCGTGAAGAGCTTTTGCAATGTGGCCGTGGCGAAATGTTTGGCGAAGGCAATGCACAATTACCGATACCAAACATGTTGATGATGGATCGCGTTGTAGAAATCAGTGATAACGGCGGTAGTCACGGTAAAGGGCATATTTTAGCCGAATTAGATATTAAACCCGACTTATGGTTTTTTGATTGCCATTTTCCCGGTGACCCCGTAATGCCGGGCTGTTTAGGTTTAGATGCCATGTGGCAATTAGTCGGCTTTTATCTAGCCTGGTTAGGTAATCCGGGGCATGGACGAGCATTAGGCGTAGGTGAGGTCAAATTCTTTGGGCAAGTGTTACCGAAAGCGACCAAAGTGACCTATAAACTCGAACTAAAACGTGTCATTACACGTAAATTAGTTATGGGCATTGCGGATGGCAGCATGGAAGTAGATGGGCGCGAAATCTACACCGCAAAAGATTTACGGGTTGGTTTATTTACGTCGACTGATAACTTCTAA
- a CDS encoding RtcB family protein has translation MPIKFSLNKGNVPVKVFTDDIDDASIQQLGNMAQLPFIHSHIAAMPDVHVGIGATVGSVIPMRGAIVPAAVGVDIGCGMNAVRLSLKANDLPDNLYKLRAAIEKSVPVGFEEHNEPSVQAATVNNMAAHLKRITDKHPGIMKMQRNFQNTWGRQLGTLGGGNHFIELCLDEQDDVWVMLHSGSRGIGNKIGQYFIEKAKKDMGKVLGNLPDKDLAYFTEGTQHFEDYVEAVGWAQDYAMLNRREMMRLVLEALQKHLPKFTTTQEAINCHHNYVQQEQHFGQEVYVTRKGAISAQLGQLGIIPGSMGAKSYIVRGLGNQQSFCSCSHGAGRRMSRTEAKRRFNALDLEQQTQGIECRKDKGVVDEIPAAYKDIDTVMQHQTDLVEVVHTLRQIICIKG, from the coding sequence ATGCCTATTAAATTCAGCCTAAACAAAGGCAATGTTCCGGTTAAAGTATTTACTGACGATATTGATGACGCGTCTATTCAACAGTTAGGCAATATGGCGCAGTTGCCATTTATTCATTCGCATATTGCAGCTATGCCAGATGTGCACGTAGGCATTGGCGCGACCGTTGGTTCTGTGATTCCCATGCGCGGTGCGATTGTGCCCGCCGCCGTTGGGGTGGATATCGGTTGTGGCATGAATGCAGTGCGTTTATCTCTGAAAGCCAACGATCTACCCGATAATTTATACAAGTTGCGGGCGGCGATTGAAAAGTCGGTGCCCGTTGGGTTTGAGGAGCACAATGAACCCTCAGTACAGGCGGCAACCGTTAATAATATGGCCGCCCATTTGAAGCGTATTACCGATAAGCACCCCGGCATTATGAAAATGCAACGCAACTTTCAAAATACATGGGGGCGGCAACTCGGCACCTTAGGCGGCGGTAACCATTTTATTGAATTGTGTTTAGATGAACAGGATGATGTATGGGTTATGCTGCACTCAGGTAGCCGAGGAATTGGCAATAAAATTGGGCAATACTTTATTGAAAAAGCTAAAAAAGATATGGGGAAAGTCTTAGGCAATTTGCCCGATAAAGATTTAGCTTATTTCACGGAAGGCACGCAGCATTTTGAGGATTATGTGGAAGCGGTCGGTTGGGCGCAGGATTATGCCATGCTGAATCGCCGGGAAATGATGCGTTTGGTGTTAGAAGCCTTACAAAAGCATTTGCCAAAATTTACCACAACGCAAGAAGCGATCAATTGCCACCATAATTATGTGCAGCAAGAACAGCATTTTGGGCAAGAAGTGTATGTTACCCGTAAAGGTGCAATCAGTGCGCAATTAGGGCAATTGGGCATTATTCCGGGCAGTATGGGCGCGAAATCCTATATTGTGCGGGGCTTAGGCAATCAGCAATCGTTTTGCTCGTGTTCACACGGGGCAGGGCGGCGGATGAGCCGCACCGAAGCTAAACGCCGTTTTAATGCCTTAGATTTAGAGCAACAAACCCAAGGAATTGAGTGTCGAAAGGATAAAGGGGTCGTGGATGAAATTCCCGCCGCTTATAAAGACATTGATACCGTCATGCAGCATCAAACGGATTTAGTGGAAGTGGTGCATACCCTACGCCAAATCATTTGTATTAAAGGCTAA
- the rsgA gene encoding ribosome small subunit-dependent GTPase A, giving the protein MPNTGQVITRFGAELIIEDSQSHELIRCTARRKLDQLACGDWVAWEAQSQGNAAVTRLLKRKNVLERPDFRGKARAIAANVDLMLIVSSWQPSPSWELIDRYLITAQRLQADAILVMNKRDLRAKFASAHDETCLAELAQIGYPILHTDAKLADAVSTLKNALKTKTGIMVGQSGVGKSSLAQQLLPDFEIKVGSIADTGEGRHTTTSATLYRLADSGNLIDSPGVRDFGLLALDFATLESGYPEFKPYLGQCRFNNCTHNHEPGCAVKTALSAGELLPQRYARYLALLKTI; this is encoded by the coding sequence ATGCCTAATACTGGACAAGTCATTACCCGCTTTGGCGCTGAACTCATTATTGAAGATAGCCAATCACACGAACTAATACGCTGTACGGCTAGACGCAAGCTCGATCAATTAGCTTGCGGCGATTGGGTAGCATGGGAAGCCCAAAGCCAAGGCAATGCTGCTGTAACGCGTTTATTAAAACGTAAGAATGTACTAGAACGCCCCGACTTTCGTGGGAAAGCGCGTGCCATTGCCGCTAATGTCGATTTAATGTTGATTGTCAGTAGTTGGCAACCCAGTCCCTCTTGGGAATTAATTGACCGCTATTTGATTACTGCACAACGCCTCCAAGCTGATGCCATCTTAGTGATGAATAAGCGGGATTTACGCGCTAAATTTGCCAGTGCACACGACGAAACCTGCTTAGCCGAATTAGCGCAAATTGGTTATCCGATTCTGCATACGGATGCCAAGCTTGCCGACGCTGTAAGCACTTTAAAGAATGCGCTTAAAACTAAAACTGGCATCATGGTGGGGCAATCGGGTGTGGGTAAATCGTCATTGGCACAACAATTATTACCCGACTTCGAGATCAAAGTGGGGAGCATTGCCGACACAGGCGAAGGTCGACACACCACCACCTCCGCAACCCTATACCGGTTAGCGGATAGCGGTAACTTAATTGATTCACCTGGGGTACGTGATTTCGGGTTATTAGCCTTAGACTTTGCGACCCTAGAGAGTGGCTATCCTGAATTCAAACCTTACCTAGGGCAGTGTCGTTTTAATAATTGCACACACAACCATGAGCCGGGTTGCGCAGTCAAAACGGCATTAAGCGCTGGAGAATTGCTTCCCCAACGTTATGCACGATATTTGGCGTTGTTAAAGACGATTTAA
- a CDS encoding phosphate/phosphite/phosphonate ABC transporter substrate-binding protein, producing the protein MRYVMTVSPDFSPDKIAGWYIFNTWLQRQLDIHIHLELYSDFNSQREAFNRGEIDLIYANPFDAAVLVREQGFQAVAVPRGKSDEAVIAVSADSPFHKVEDLPENLHIAATSDPDVNLIAMIMLEPANLSAANTNVVQVDSYILVAKQLLQGKVQAGFFLEESYNGLSKIIKAQLRPLVNSQIHVIQHVFLVGPRLLHMREDLVQIFHLMNDSPKGHGVLQSLGFQGWEIQNQEDTEFMIDLMDTLVG; encoded by the coding sequence ATGCGCTATGTAATGACAGTAAGCCCAGATTTTTCCCCCGATAAGATTGCGGGTTGGTATATTTTTAATACATGGTTACAACGTCAGTTGGATATTCATATTCATTTAGAGTTGTATTCCGATTTTAATAGCCAACGGGAAGCCTTTAACCGTGGTGAAATTGACCTGATTTATGCTAATCCGTTTGATGCTGCGGTGTTAGTGCGTGAGCAAGGCTTCCAAGCCGTTGCCGTGCCACGTGGGAAATCAGACGAAGCGGTTATTGCGGTCTCCGCCGATTCGCCTTTTCATAAAGTAGAAGATTTGCCGGAAAATTTACATATCGCTGCAACATCTGATCCTGATGTCAATTTAATAGCGATGATTATGTTAGAACCCGCAAATCTTAGCGCTGCCAATACGAATGTAGTGCAAGTTGATAGTTACATTTTGGTTGCAAAACAACTCCTTCAGGGCAAAGTTCAAGCAGGTTTTTTTCTAGAAGAATCCTATAATGGGTTGTCTAAAATTATAAAGGCGCAATTAAGACCTTTGGTAAATAGTCAAATCCATGTTATACAACACGTGTTTTTAGTAGGTCCGCGTTTATTACATATGCGTGAAGACCTAGTACAAATTTTTCATCTGATGAATGATTCGCCTAAAGGGCATGGGGTTTTGCAAAGTTTAGGGTTTCAGGGCTGGGAAATTCAGAATCAGGAAGATACTGAGTTTATGATTGACCTAATGGATACGCTAGTTGGATAG
- a CDS encoding YcgN family cysteine cluster protein, with translation MTEIRNLPWWHSKALEEMNTEEWESLCDHCAKCCLIKLEDEEDSTVYYTDIACDLLDGQTCQCKDYANRTTLVPECLQLTPDNLENLYWMPPSCAYRLLYEGKPLPSWHHLVSGDKQSIHRMKQSVIGRFVYAANVKEDDWEEHVVTWPLKRKM, from the coding sequence ATGACTGAAATACGTAATTTACCTTGGTGGCACAGCAAAGCCTTAGAAGAGATGAATACAGAGGAATGGGAAAGCCTGTGCGATCATTGTGCTAAATGTTGTTTAATTAAATTAGAAGATGAAGAAGATAGCACGGTTTATTACACCGACATTGCTTGTGATTTATTAGACGGGCAAACTTGCCAATGTAAGGATTACGCAAATCGTACCACCTTAGTTCCTGAATGTTTGCAATTAACGCCCGATAATCTAGAAAATCTGTATTGGATGCCGCCTAGTTGTGCCTATCGTCTATTGTATGAAGGCAAGCCCTTACCAAGCTGGCATCATTTGGTATCGGGTGATAAACAAAGCATACATCGTATGAAACAATCGGTTATTGGGCGCTTTGTGTACGCTGCTAATGTGAAAGAAGACGATTGGGAGGAGCATGTTGTTACATGGCCGTTGAAACGGAAAATGTAA
- a CDS encoding PAS domain-containing protein, translated as MQPYTCTLTYSDGKSRTVLILDEEVPFPEGKLIVSRTNLQGIITHCNQSFIEMSGFSEQELIGQPHYILRHPDMPAVAFKDLWDTIQTGKKWHGYVKNLRKDGCYYWVYATVIPNVRDNQIVSYTSVRRKPSRKVVENCIALYADLKQKEKDTVCAM; from the coding sequence ATGCAACCTTACACATGCACCCTAACGTATAGTGATGGAAAGAGTAGAACAGTTTTAATTCTTGATGAAGAAGTACCTTTTCCGGAGGGAAAACTCATTGTGTCACGTACTAATCTACAGGGAATTATTACGCATTGTAACCAGTCTTTTATTGAGATGTCGGGCTTCTCTGAGCAAGAATTGATCGGTCAGCCGCATTATATTCTACGTCATCCTGATATGCCAGCAGTTGCGTTCAAAGATTTGTGGGATACGATCCAAACTGGTAAAAAATGGCATGGCTATGTCAAGAATTTGCGTAAGGATGGGTGTTATTATTGGGTATATGCCACTGTAATACCCAATGTCAGAGATAACCAAATTGTGAGTTATACATCAGTACGCCGTAAGCCGTCGCGCAAAGTTGTTGAAAATTGTATAGCTCTTTATGCCGATCTCAAACAAAAAGAAAAGGATACGGTATGCGCTATGTAA
- a CDS encoding polymer-forming cytoskeletal protein yields the protein MANKNGSSASLFERDIEIIGDINFSNTLYIHGKVSGNISAPMNSNAALYVQTGSQINGEIRAPAIVVAGKIHGDLFATRRISLKSTAEVIGNIHYTELQMEEGADINGILTCLNSNLPA from the coding sequence ATGGCAAATAAGAATGGTTCTTCCGCATCTCTGTTCGAGCGTGATATAGAAATTATTGGTGATATTAACTTTTCAAATACTTTGTATATTCACGGTAAAGTCAGCGGCAATATCAGCGCACCAATGAATTCTAATGCTGCGCTATATGTACAAACAGGCAGCCAAATTAATGGCGAAATTCGTGCACCTGCCATTGTAGTAGCAGGTAAAATTCATGGTGATTTATTTGCCACGCGTCGTATTTCTTTAAAATCAACGGCTGAAGTCATTGGCAATATCCACTATACCGAACTGCAAATGGAAGAAGGCGCTGATATTAATGGCATTTTAACTTGCCTAAACAGCAATCTTCCTGCTTGA
- a CDS encoding thioredoxin family protein: MARTPSTMLELGVSAPAFSLLEPATGNIIMNSQFQDQPLLVAFICNHCPYVILIRQALRDLAAEYQAKGVAVVAINANDVANYPDDSPEKMIEEVQTQGYTFPYLYDESQNVAKAYQAACTPDFFLFDKQHKLFYRGQFDDARPGNNTAVTGTDLRHALDQLLDNLYPPAGQKPSLGCNIKWKTGNEPDYYAN, translated from the coding sequence ATGGCAAGAACCCCCTCCACCATGTTGGAACTTGGTGTCAGTGCCCCGGCATTTAGTTTGCTTGAACCTGCTACGGGCAACATCATTATGAATAGCCAATTTCAAGATCAACCACTGTTAGTCGCTTTTATTTGTAATCACTGTCCTTATGTTATTTTAATTCGCCAAGCCTTACGTGATTTGGCAGCCGAATATCAGGCCAAAGGCGTGGCGGTAGTGGCCATTAATGCCAATGATGTGGCAAATTATCCCGATGATAGCCCCGAAAAAATGATCGAAGAAGTTCAAACGCAAGGGTATACTTTCCCCTACTTGTATGACGAATCCCAGAACGTCGCTAAAGCTTATCAAGCTGCTTGTACGCCGGACTTCTTTCTATTCGATAAACAACATAAGCTGTTTTATCGGGGGCAGTTTGATGATGCGCGCCCGGGGAATAATACGGCAGTGACCGGAACGGATTTGCGTCATGCTCTCGACCAGTTGTTGGATAACCTGTATCCTCCCGCCGGTCAAAAACCCTCATTGGGTTGCAACATTAAATGGAAAACCGGCAATGAACCGGATTATTACGCGAATTGA
- the ubiA gene encoding 4-hydroxybenzoate octaprenyltransferase, giving the protein MLRQKLHYYIQLTRLNKPIGIYLLLWPTWWALWIAAKGFPPLPIFIVFTLGVVLMRSAGCAINDYADRNFDGHVARTKQRPLAAGLISPKEALVVFAALSLFALLLALPLNTLTLEFSVVALLLAASYPFMKRFHHLPQLHLGAAFSWAIPMAFTAITNQLPPLSAWLLFCANLLWTVAYDTLYAMVDRNDDLKIGVKSTAILFGQQDRLIIGLLQLATLSLLAVVGYLEQLTIWYYASLGFAAMLFIYQQTLIRQRIPSLCFKAFLNNHWVGLVIFLGIFLNYAFA; this is encoded by the coding sequence ATGTTGAGGCAAAAACTACATTATTATATTCAACTTACACGCCTCAATAAGCCCATTGGAATCTACTTATTATTATGGCCTACATGGTGGGCACTATGGATTGCGGCTAAAGGCTTTCCCCCCCTACCGATTTTTATTGTTTTCACCCTAGGGGTTGTGTTAATGCGCTCAGCAGGTTGTGCAATTAACGACTATGCAGATCGCAACTTTGACGGGCATGTCGCACGTACCAAGCAACGCCCGCTAGCGGCGGGTTTAATTTCCCCCAAAGAAGCGTTAGTGGTATTTGCTGCCTTAAGCCTGTTTGCCTTGTTATTAGCACTGCCCTTAAATACCTTAACCTTAGAATTTTCGGTGGTGGCGTTGCTGTTAGCTGCCTCATACCCGTTTATGAAGCGCTTTCATCATCTACCCCAATTGCATCTGGGAGCTGCCTTTTCATGGGCTATTCCAATGGCGTTTACTGCCATTACCAACCAGCTCCCGCCCTTATCCGCTTGGCTCTTATTCTGTGCCAACTTACTGTGGACAGTCGCTTATGACACCCTATATGCCATGGTAGATCGAAACGATGACTTAAAAATCGGCGTCAAATCCACCGCCATTTTATTCGGGCAACAGGATCGCCTAATCATTGGTTTATTGCAGCTTGCGACCTTAAGTTTGTTGGCTGTGGTAGGTTATTTGGAACAGCTAACAATTTGGTATTACGCCAGTCTTGGTTTTGCTGCCATGCTATTTATTTATCAGCAAACCTTAATCCGTCAGCGTATTCCCAGCCTGTGTTTTAAAGCTTTTCTGAATAATCACTGGGTTGGTTTGGTTATTTTCCTAGGGATTTTCCTGAACTACGCCTTTGCTTAA
- a CDS encoding ferredoxin translates to MNYYQYHVFFCTNQRPNGENSCEHFQAQAMRDYAKQRVKALGLHKDNKCRINTAGCLNRCELGPVLVVYPEAVWYTYVDQNDIDEIIDSHLVQGQPVARLMVD, encoded by the coding sequence ATGAATTACTACCAATACCACGTATTTTTCTGTACCAATCAACGTCCTAATGGCGAAAATAGCTGCGAGCATTTTCAAGCGCAAGCCATGCGCGATTATGCCAAACAGCGAGTAAAAGCGCTGGGTCTACACAAAGATAATAAATGTCGCATTAATACCGCTGGTTGCCTGAATCGTTGTGAATTAGGTCCTGTCCTAGTCGTGTATCCAGAAGCGGTTTGGTATACCTATGTTGATCAAAATGATATTGATGAAATTATTGATAGTCATTTGGTACAAGGTCAGCCGGTTGCACGCCTAATGGTAGATTAA